A single window of Rhodamnia argentea isolate NSW1041297 chromosome 5, ASM2092103v1, whole genome shotgun sequence DNA harbors:
- the LOC115729140 gene encoding negative regulator of systemic acquired resistance SNI1-like — protein sequence MARDEATDGSVKRSVRLKAGVEENTLAILDAFESSDPRYSHDDRIAFLEAVRGASVVAENGTPPTNKMLEAIFRILRTGESLQSIMASFQLLNELEKRYPRVFSSVGRTSESSSAAQPELEVLKEAWSPLSLASDSATSGRAAVNKNPCGPLDPPGFELLIRGLFTLVDGTNHQVVDMESLRNMLLLQYLINFLEGDFSSRSYFYRETMDWTVIRESSLSMLLCSRRFSYRNLMKDCPSVLCELRQLCTGFGNDLMLPEFSEAKSSKVCDTSLVIASLEAVDNTCTAMQKLMTMIMELDVLKNQADKKGCTTRADGFRTPLLEIILDELLYNNEILSPYLQVFNQPKWKLELILQYLSKYTAKPSVRTRRSSDYTDDPTFGGVLKCLSNGSSLRSIMKKIGAETVQLLLAHAFQAQLALSCKSHSAEDVFKSDGDVVDCSLMEICKHMISAFDGLKKMDEQMDILPTGKEALFVATAILSIKS from the exons ATGGCGAGAGACGAGGCCACTGATGGTAGCGTCAAGAGGAGCGTCAGACTAAAAGCGGGCGTCGAAGAGAACACCTTGGCGATCCTCGATGCTTTCGAGTCCAGCGACCCTCGCTACTCTCACGACGACC gCATTGCTTTCCTCGAAGCAGTTCGCGGTGCCTCAGTCGTTGCAGAAAATGGAACTCCTCCGACCAA CAAAATGCTGGAGGCTATCTTTCGGATTCTCAGGACTGGAGAATCGCTGCAATCTATCATGGCGAGTTTCCAACTTCTTAACGAGTTGGAAAAG CGCTATCCTCGCGTGTTCTCATCTGTTGGACGTACATCTGAATCATCTTCAGCTGCTCAACCTGAGCTTGAAGTGCTAAAGGAG GCTTGGTCTCCCTTGTCTCTCGCTTCAGACAGTGCTACTAGTGGGAGAGCAGCAGTTAACAAAAACCCTTGTGGACCTCTTGACCCCCCT GGTTTTGAGCTTCTGATACGAGGCCTATTTACACTGGTGGATGGGACAAATCATCAAGTAGTTGACATGGAG TCTCTCAGAAATATGTTATTGCTCCAGTATCTCATCAATTTTCTTGAAGGAGATTTTTCATCTCGCAGCTATTTTTATAGAG AAACCATGGATTGGACTGTCATAAGGGAGTCTTCGCTGAGCATGCTTTTG TGCTCAAGAAGATTCAGCTACAGGAACTTGATGAAGGATTGCCCATCTGTTTTGTGTGAGTTGCGGCAACTTTGCACTGGATTTGGTAATGATCTTATGCTTCCAGAGTTTTCAGAGGCCAAGTCATCCAAAGTTTGTGACACTTCGTTGGTAATTGCATCACTTGAAGCTGTGGACAACACTTGCACGGCTATGCAGAAACTTATGACAATG ATTATGGAGCTTGATGTGTTGAAAAACCAAGCAGATAAGAAAGGCTGTACGACAAGAGCTGATGGTTTTAG AACTCCATTGCTGGAGATAATACTAGATGAACTGTTATACAATAATGAGATCCTGTCTCCATATCTTCAG GTTTTTAATCAGCCAAAATGGAAGCTGGAGCTTATCTTGCAGTATCTCTCTAAGTACACTGCCAAG CCTTCTGTTCGTACTCGAAGATCAAGTGATTATACTgatgatccaacatttggtGGAGTTTTGAAGTGCCTCTCAAACGGGAGTAGCTTGAGAAGCATTATGAAGAAGATTGGTGCAGAAACAGTCCAGTTGCTCCTAGCTCATGCTTTCCAG GCCCAGTTGGCTCTTTCATGCAAATCTCATTCTGCTGAGGATGTTTTCAAGTCCGACGGAGATGTCGTAGACTGCTCCTTGATGGAAATATGCAAGCATATGATCTCTGCTTTTGATGgcttaaaaaaaatggatga GCAGATGGACATCTTACCAACTGGGAAAGAAGCGTTGTTTGTAGCCACTGCCATCCTGTCAATCAAGTCGTAG